One window from the genome of Polynucleobacter sp. MWH-Svant-W18 encodes:
- a CDS encoding FixH family protein → MADQQTTKPWWKQLWPWLLISGPAVAMIGCAITIWLAINLHADKSLRDGVVKQGLKVEQLKDAQVQK, encoded by the coding sequence ATGGCAGATCAACAAACTACAAAACCCTGGTGGAAGCAGTTATGGCCTTGGCTATTAATTAGTGGGCCAGCGGTTGCGATGATTGGGTGTGCGATTACTATTTGGTTGGCTATAAATCTTCATGCAGATAAATCGTTGCGCGATGGCGTAGTAAAGCAAGGCTTAAAGGTTGAGCAACTGAAAGATGCGCAGGTTCAAAAATGA
- the ccoP gene encoding cytochrome-c oxidase, cbb3-type subunit III yields the protein MSDFLGAGWSIYIALVTLVGIFWCIWLLFSQRKAKVVHTPDGAVADTGHVWDDDLRELNNPLPRWWMWMFLISCIFALVYLVLYPGLGSYPGLLGYSTDGALMKSMTTANDELKPVYAKYVKMDIEQVAADPKAREMGQRLFLNSCAQCHGSDAGGGKGFPNLTDGDWLYGGSPENIKASITYGRGGVMPPFPQLDSKQIVDVANYVRSLSGLPVDSQKAALGAEVFKANCVACHGADGKGNIALGAPNLTDKVWLYGSSEATIVETVMKGRMAMMPAQDKVLSPEKIQLLTAYVWGLSNNKQAASK from the coding sequence TATTATTTTCGCAACGTAAAGCCAAGGTTGTTCATACGCCAGATGGTGCAGTTGCTGATACCGGCCACGTTTGGGATGATGATCTGCGGGAGTTGAACAATCCATTGCCACGTTGGTGGATGTGGATGTTCTTAATTTCTTGCATCTTTGCTTTGGTTTATCTCGTGTTATATCCAGGCCTAGGCTCCTATCCAGGTCTCTTGGGTTACAGCACTGATGGCGCCTTGATGAAGTCAATGACTACAGCAAATGATGAGCTGAAGCCAGTCTATGCCAAATATGTCAAGATGGATATTGAGCAAGTTGCTGCGGATCCTAAAGCCCGTGAAATGGGCCAACGTCTCTTCTTGAATTCCTGTGCACAATGCCATGGTTCTGATGCTGGTGGTGGTAAGGGCTTCCCCAATTTAACCGATGGTGATTGGCTATACGGTGGCTCACCAGAGAATATTAAAGCTTCGATTACCTATGGTCGCGGTGGCGTAATGCCCCCATTCCCGCAGCTTGATAGCAAGCAAATTGTGGATGTCGCTAACTATGTTCGCAGTTTATCTGGCCTGCCTGTAGATAGTCAGAAAGCGGCACTCGGTGCTGAAGTATTCAAAGCAAACTGCGTTGCATGTCATGGTGCAGATGGCAAAGGCAACATTGCCTTAGGTGCACCAAACTTGACCGACAAAGTGTGGTTATATGGTAGCTCAGAGGCGACCATTGTTGAGACGGTCATGAAGGGTCGTATGGCAATGATGCCTGCTCAAGATAAAGTATTGAGTCCTGAAAAGATTCAATTATTGACTGCCTATGTTTGGGGTTTATCTAACAACAAGCAAGCAGCTAGCAAGTAA
- the ccoG gene encoding cytochrome c oxidase accessory protein CcoG: MPSNSPGGKPIPIEVIEESLYEVRRKIYPRSVTGLFARWRFILVFATQLLFYGLPWLSWNDRQAVLFDLVQRKFYIFGLVLWPQDVIYLTLLLILSALALFLFTAVAGRLFCGYACPQTVYTEIFMWIERKVEGDRFARIRLDGEEWPWGFRKWRLKVTKHFLWLLVAFWTGFTFIGYFTPIETLGVALLHLSLGPWQTFWLCFYSFATWGNAGFMREQVCKYMCPYARFQSVMVDKDTFLVTYDKVRGEPRGSRSKSADHGSLGLGDCLDCSICVQVCPTGIDIRDGLQYMCIGCGACIDACNQVMEKVDYPKGLIRYTTERAIEDQESNQSAIKHILRPRVLIYTAFITVLTSAFLISLATRNPLRVDIMRDRGALAREIDGERIENIYRIQIMNASEHPMKVQVKATGLDHLRILDSQGREVAEIDVAPASNQLIPIKVSTEIDESDSGNHPIYFDVIAQEFADNKIIIRTRNEKSTFIIPR; encoded by the coding sequence GTGCCTAGTAATTCGCCGGGTGGCAAGCCCATTCCAATAGAAGTGATTGAGGAATCTCTTTATGAGGTCCGGCGAAAAATTTACCCCCGCTCAGTAACAGGTCTTTTTGCCCGTTGGCGTTTTATTCTGGTATTTGCTACGCAGTTGCTGTTTTATGGATTGCCTTGGCTTAGTTGGAATGATCGCCAAGCAGTTCTCTTTGATTTAGTTCAGCGTAAGTTCTATATCTTTGGTCTTGTGCTGTGGCCGCAAGACGTGATTTACCTCACGCTGCTATTAATTCTTTCCGCATTAGCTTTATTCCTCTTTACGGCCGTAGCCGGTCGACTGTTTTGTGGTTATGCGTGCCCACAAACCGTCTACACCGAAATCTTTATGTGGATCGAGCGCAAGGTCGAAGGCGATCGCTTTGCGCGAATTCGTTTGGATGGCGAAGAATGGCCTTGGGGTTTCAGAAAGTGGCGTCTTAAGGTCACCAAACATTTTCTTTGGTTGCTGGTGGCATTTTGGACAGGTTTTACTTTTATTGGCTACTTCACGCCAATTGAAACTTTAGGGGTTGCTTTATTGCATTTATCGCTTGGCCCATGGCAAACCTTCTGGCTTTGCTTTTATAGCTTTGCTACCTGGGGTAATGCAGGCTTCATGCGTGAGCAAGTCTGTAAATACATGTGCCCCTATGCGCGTTTCCAAAGCGTGATGGTGGATAAAGACACTTTCTTGGTCACATATGACAAAGTGCGTGGTGAGCCTAGGGGTAGTCGCAGTAAGTCTGCAGATCACGGTTCATTAGGTTTGGGTGACTGCTTAGATTGCAGTATCTGCGTACAAGTTTGCCCAACCGGAATTGATATTCGGGATGGCTTGCAATACATGTGTATTGGTTGTGGTGCTTGTATTGATGCTTGCAACCAGGTGATGGAGAAAGTTGATTATCCCAAAGGATTAATCCGTTACACCACTGAGCGGGCAATTGAAGATCAAGAGTCTAATCAAAGCGCAATCAAGCATATCTTGCGTCCACGAGTCTTAATCTATACAGCCTTTATTACGGTGCTAACCTCCGCCTTTCTCATTTCTTTAGCAACTCGTAATCCATTACGGGTGGATATCATGCGGGATCGCGGTGCTTTGGCCCGTGAGATTGATGGTGAGCGGATTGAGAATATTTATCGAATTCAGATCATGAATGCCTCCGAGCACCCCATGAAAGTTCAAGTAAAAGCTACGGGCCTAGATCATCTTAGAATTCTGGATTCCCAAGGCAGGGAAGTGGCGGAAATTGACGTGGCTCCTGCAAGCAATCAGTTAATACCGATTAAAGTCAGTACTGAGATTGATGAGAGTGATTCTGGTAACCACCCTATTTATTTTGATGTAATAGCTCAAGAGTTTGCAGATAATAAAATCATCATCAGAACCCGTAACGAAAAATCAACTTTTATTATTCCCCGTTGA